Proteins from one Roseovarius nanhaiticus genomic window:
- a CDS encoding Lrp/AsnC family transcriptional regulator produces the protein MDETDRALISALRHDARASLSDLAASLGVSRTTVRSRIEKLQRSGEIVGFSVVLKADAARDPVRGLMMLGIEGRGTERIFRQLSGLSAVRGAHSTNGQWDIIVEIGAPTLEEFDRVLTQIRRLDGVVSSETSLLLSTRKSAG, from the coding sequence ATGGACGAAACGGACCGCGCGCTTATCTCTGCCCTCAGACACGATGCGCGTGCGTCGCTGTCGGATCTGGCGGCCAGCCTTGGGGTCTCGCGCACAACCGTGCGCAGCCGGATCGAAAAACTTCAACGCTCTGGCGAGATCGTGGGATTTTCGGTCGTGCTCAAGGCGGATGCGGCGCGCGATCCAGTACGCGGATTGATGATGCTGGGCATCGAGGGGCGCGGGACCGAACGGATCTTTCGCCAGCTGAGCGGCCTCAGCGCGGTGCGCGGGGCGCACAGCACCAATGGCCAATGGGATATCATCGTGGAAATCGGCGCGCCCACGCTGGAAGAATTCGACCGCGTGCTGACGCAGATCCGGCGCCTTGACGGCGTGGTCAGCAGCGAAACGAGCCTGCTGCTCAGCACACGCAAATCGGCGGGTTAG
- a CDS encoding disulfide bond formation protein B yields MSRNAYIALASIGSVLLLAGAYAFQHLGGLAPCSLCLWQRWPHVAAAFIGLFALALGRWSHGRFMPWLGMLAALTSAGIAAYHTGVERDWWEGPTACSGGGIGAGSGADLLSLEGPLGVVMCDEVAWQMLGLSMASWNMLASLALAGFWAMAARR; encoded by the coding sequence ATGTCGCGCAATGCCTATATCGCCCTCGCCTCGATCGGCTCGGTCCTCCTCTTGGCCGGGGCCTATGCGTTTCAGCATCTTGGGGGTCTGGCGCCCTGCTCGCTCTGCCTCTGGCAGCGTTGGCCGCACGTCGCGGCGGCCTTCATCGGCCTATTTGCCCTGGCACTCGGGCGGTGGAGCCACGGGCGCTTCATGCCCTGGCTCGGCATGCTGGCGGCGCTGACCTCGGCCGGGATCGCGGCCTATCATACCGGGGTCGAGCGGGACTGGTGGGAAGGCCCAACCGCCTGTTCAGGTGGCGGCATCGGCGCGGGATCGGGCGCGGACCTGCTCAGCCTCGAAGGTCCCTTGGGCGTCGTGATGTGCGACGAGGTGGCGTGGCAGATGCTCGGGCTGTCGATGGCCAGTTGGAACATGCTTGCCTCGCTGGCGCTGGCCGGTTTCTGGGCGATGGCCGCGCGCCGCTAA
- a CDS encoding YqaA family protein: MIRRLYDRTIAMADHPNALWVLALVAFVESSVFPIPPDVLMIPMILARPSRAWLIAGIAMIASVVGGMAGYAIGALAFEQVGQPILQALGKADAMGEFSTRFNDMGFWAVLMAGITPFPYKVITIMSGWTGMPLATFIATSILARGLRFFIVAGLLWKFGPPIRDFVERRLGLMFVLFFGCLVGGFFLVKVL, translated from the coding sequence ATGATCAGACGTCTGTACGACCGCACCATTGCGATGGCGGATCATCCGAATGCCTTGTGGGTGCTGGCGTTGGTCGCCTTTGTCGAAAGCTCGGTCTTTCCCATTCCGCCAGATGTTCTGATGATTCCGATGATCCTGGCCCGGCCCAGCCGGGCCTGGCTGATTGCCGGTATTGCGATGATCGCCTCGGTAGTTGGCGGCATGGCCGGATATGCCATCGGCGCGCTTGCGTTCGAGCAGGTGGGCCAGCCCATTCTGCAGGCACTGGGCAAGGCGGACGCGATGGGCGAGTTCAGCACGCGCTTCAACGATATGGGCTTCTGGGCGGTTCTGATGGCGGGCATCACGCCCTTCCCCTACAAGGTCATCACCATCATGTCGGGCTGGACTGGCATGCCCTTGGCCACCTTCATCGCCACCTCAATCCTTGCGCGGGGTCTGCGCTTCTTTATCGTTGCGGGGCTGCTCTGGAAGTTCGGCCCGCCCATCCGCGATTTCGTCGAGCGTCGGCTGGGCCTCATGTTCGTTCTCTTCTTCGGCTGCCTCGTCGGTGGTTTTTTCCTGGTCAAGGTGCTCTGA
- a CDS encoding Hint domain-containing protein, with protein sequence MSIDRTDSGAGVVDGTTGDDTIDAGYVTDPQGDRIDAGDASLPGETGDDDIVNAGDGDDIVSGGAGDDEIFGGAGDDSLEGGAGNDLLAGDRDTSDNIASREVFRWSEAPDPDTPDNGAPGVDPGDELSNFSLDTGNTTVTFNAGSGGPSIYNENFILVTGIDTSGAPDANPNSQLDNVLTKGASSTYDFDFSNPVENISFRINDVDGDGVVQVRAFDAEGNAVVVNLTGGSGLTLLDTDGVPGADAADANGPYGGDDDPAYSVLVDIPGPVSRLEVVHSQDGPRTSGISITDVYYDTFPEVASGDDTLVGGEGDDSLLGEGGEDVLTGGEGADVISGGDDADLIVGGTDGDMVDGGAGGDDNDTLDLSDSGPLRVVDEVTDPDGNSTSGTVEFLDDTGAVTGSMTFTEIETLILPPAPPPPAPDGIVSGTAGDDVIDLPYTGDPDGDRVDANDAILGNVGSNDDIIEAGDGNDTVRGRDGNDTIDGGDGDDSLRGDAGDDSIDGGAGDDTLRGDAGNNTLVGGEGDDSLIGGPGNDSILGGDGQDTALGGGGDDFIDTSAPVGMPSDANFPLPDDGFGTTVPADPNPDNDRDLVAGGAGNDTIFTGDDADTITGGAGNDVIDGGLDDDEIDGGAGDDFILGGEGSDTILGGSGNDTIYGGVNNDSVNILDATDPELDNGDDFINGGAGDDLIFGEDDNDTILGGSGNDTIDGGIDDDEIRGQDGDDSLLGGDGNDDIQGGNGNDTILGGDGDDTIEGRADDDVIIGGAGADDMSGNTGRDTFIIGSAADGNGDNADGGSGGDDFDTLDLTGVGPFEIVGQTVDPDGNSTSGTINFLDAPGGAVTGSMTFQEIEQIIPCFTPGTVIATPKGERLVEELQVGDRIITRDNGLQEIRWLGRRDLAGAELLQAPQLKPVLIRAGSLGRGLPERDLLVSPNHRVLINNDKSALYFEDREVLASAKHLTDLEGVDAVDTSAISYIHFMFDQHEVVLSNGSWTESFQPGEQTLGDMGAEQRDEIYALFPELREMEGINAYQAARRSLKKHEARLLTK encoded by the coding sequence ATGAGTATCGATAGAACAGACAGTGGCGCTGGCGTCGTAGACGGAACGACAGGTGACGATACGATCGACGCAGGCTATGTGACCGATCCTCAGGGTGATCGGATTGATGCGGGTGATGCGAGCCTGCCAGGCGAGACCGGAGATGACGATATCGTCAACGCGGGCGACGGTGACGACATTGTGTCGGGCGGCGCGGGCGACGATGAGATCTTTGGCGGCGCGGGCGACGATTCGCTTGAGGGCGGCGCCGGCAATGACCTGTTGGCCGGTGACCGCGACACGTCCGACAATATCGCATCCCGCGAGGTGTTCCGGTGGAGCGAGGCACCTGATCCCGATACGCCCGATAACGGCGCGCCCGGGGTCGATCCCGGCGACGAGCTGAGCAACTTCTCGCTCGACACCGGCAACACCACTGTGACGTTCAACGCTGGCTCGGGCGGGCCGTCGATTTACAACGAGAACTTCATTCTTGTCACCGGCATCGACACATCCGGCGCGCCGGATGCCAACCCGAACAGCCAGCTCGACAATGTGCTGACCAAGGGTGCATCGTCCACATATGACTTTGATTTCTCGAACCCCGTCGAGAATATTTCTTTCCGGATCAATGATGTGGACGGCGACGGTGTCGTTCAGGTGCGTGCGTTCGATGCAGAGGGCAATGCAGTTGTCGTGAACCTGACCGGCGGGTCCGGCCTGACACTTCTGGATACCGACGGCGTGCCCGGCGCGGATGCCGCCGACGCGAATGGCCCCTACGGAGGCGATGACGATCCGGCTTACTCTGTTCTGGTCGACATTCCCGGCCCCGTGTCGCGTCTTGAGGTCGTGCACAGCCAGGACGGCCCCAGAACATCGGGGATCTCGATCACCGACGTGTACTATGACACGTTCCCCGAGGTTGCGTCCGGCGATGATACGCTGGTCGGCGGCGAGGGCGATGACAGCCTGCTGGGCGAAGGCGGCGAAGACGTCCTGACCGGCGGCGAGGGTGCAGATGTCATCTCCGGCGGCGACGACGCCGACCTGATTGTCGGCGGCACCGATGGCGACATGGTCGATGGCGGCGCGGGTGGCGATGACAACGACACGCTCGATCTGTCGGATAGCGGTCCGCTGCGCGTGGTCGATGAGGTCACCGACCCCGATGGCAACTCGACCAGCGGCACTGTGGAATTCCTCGATGATACGGGCGCGGTCACCGGCTCGATGACCTTCACCGAGATCGAGACCTTGATCCTGCCCCCGGCTCCGCCGCCGCCCGCGCCCGATGGCATCGTTTCGGGCACCGCTGGCGATGATGTGATTGATCTGCCTTATACCGGCGATCCCGATGGCGACCGCGTGGATGCCAATGACGCGATCCTCGGCAATGTCGGCTCGAACGACGACATCATCGAAGCCGGCGATGGCAATGACACCGTGCGCGGCCGTGACGGCAACGACACGATCGACGGCGGCGACGGCGATGACAGCCTGCGCGGCGATGCCGGAGATGACAGCATCGACGGCGGTGCAGGCGATGACACGCTGCGCGGTGACGCGGGCAACAATACTCTTGTCGGCGGCGAGGGCGACGACTCGCTGATCGGCGGGCCGGGCAACGACTCGATCCTGGGCGGCGACGGGCAGGATACGGCCCTGGGCGGCGGTGGCGATGATTTCATCGACACCAGCGCGCCGGTCGGAATGCCCAGCGATGCAAACTTTCCGCTGCCCGATGATGGCTTTGGCACCACCGTGCCTGCGGACCCTAATCCCGACAATGATCGCGACCTCGTGGCCGGCGGCGCCGGCAACGACACCATATTTACGGGTGACGATGCCGACACCATCACCGGCGGCGCTGGCAATGACGTGATCGACGGCGGCCTTGACGATGATGAGATCGACGGTGGCGCCGGCGACGACTTCATCTTGGGCGGCGAAGGCAGCGACACCATCCTGGGGGGCTCCGGCAACGACACGATCTACGGCGGGGTCAATAACGACTCGGTCAACATTCTCGACGCGACCGATCCCGAGCTGGATAATGGGGATGACTTCATCAACGGCGGCGCCGGCGACGACCTGATCTTTGGCGAGGATGACAACGACACCATCCTCGGCGGGAGTGGTAACGACACCATCGACGGCGGTATCGACGATGACGAAATCCGCGGACAGGATGGCGACGACAGCCTGCTGGGCGGTGATGGCAACGACGACATCCAAGGCGGAAACGGTAACGACACCATCCTTGGCGGTGATGGCGACGACACGATCGAGGGCCGCGCTGACGACGATGTCATCATCGGCGGCGCCGGTGCCGATGACATGTCTGGCAACACGGGCCGCGATACGTTCATCATCGGCTCGGCCGCCGATGGCAATGGCGACAATGCCGATGGCGGCTCGGGCGGGGACGATTTTGATACGCTCGATCTGACCGGCGTTGGTCCTTTCGAGATCGTCGGCCAGACCGTCGATCCCGATGGCAACTCGACCAGCGGCACGATCAACTTCCTCGACGCGCCCGGCGGTGCCGTGACCGGCTCGATGACCTTCCAGGAAATCGAGCAAATCATCCCCTGCTTTACACCTGGCACGGTGATTGCCACGCCCAAGGGCGAGCGTCTGGTGGAAGAGCTGCAGGTCGGCGACCGGATCATCACGCGGGACAACGGCCTGCAGGAAATCCGCTGGCTAGGACGCCGCGATCTGGCCGGAGCCGAGCTGTTGCAAGCGCCGCAGTTGAAGCCCGTGCTGATCCGTGCCGGAAGCCTGGGCCGCGGCCTGCCCGAGCGTGACCTGCTGGTCAGCCCGAACCACCGTGTGCTGATCAACAATGACAAGTCGGCGCTTTACTTTGAGGATCGCGAAGTGCTGGCTTCGGCCAAGCATCTGACCGACCTCGAGGGCGTCGATGCGGTCGACACCAGCGCGATCAGCTACATCCACTTCATGTTCGACCAGCACGAGGTCGTCCTGTCGAACGGAAGCTGGACCGAGAGCTTCCAGCCGGGCGAGCAGACGTTGGGTGACATGGGCGCCGAGCAGCGCGACGAGATCTACGCGCTCTTCCCCGAGCTGCGCGAAATGGAAGGCATCAACGCCTACCAGGCTGCGCGCCGCTCGCTCAAGAAGCACGAAGCGCGCCTGTTGACCAAATAA
- a CDS encoding nucleotidyltransferase family protein: MNVAILLPAAGASKRMRGADKLLEDVDGAPLLLRQTRRALATGAHVLVTTPAGRPARSAALAGTGAHLVPVKDPSEGIAASLRAGIGALPEGSTALIILLPDLPDIETEDLHKMMQAHASAPSRILRATAPDGTPGHPTLFPARFFKELSSLTGDSGAADLIRNVGFVPVPLDGSRAITDLDTPEAWAAWRARQR, from the coding sequence ATGAACGTCGCCATCCTGCTTCCGGCCGCCGGAGCCTCCAAGCGGATGCGCGGCGCCGACAAGCTGTTGGAGGATGTGGACGGCGCGCCACTCCTTCTACGCCAGACGCGCCGCGCGCTGGCCACGGGGGCTCATGTGCTGGTGACAACACCAGCGGGCCGCCCCGCACGCAGCGCGGCGCTGGCTGGCACTGGCGCGCATCTGGTCCCGGTGAAAGATCCGTCCGAAGGGATCGCCGCTTCGCTACGCGCCGGCATCGGCGCACTGCCCGAGGGCTCGACCGCGCTGATCATCCTGCTCCCGGATCTGCCGGATATCGAAACCGAAGATCTGCACAAGATGATGCAGGCGCATGCCAGCGCGCCGAGTCGCATCCTGCGCGCCACAGCACCGGATGGCACCCCCGGACATCCCACACTTTTCCCGGCGCGATTTTTCAAAGAGCTGAGCAGTTTGACCGGAGATAGCGGCGCCGCCGATCTCATCCGCAACGTGGGGTTTGTCCCCGTACCGCTGGACGGCAGCCGCGCGATCACCGATCTGGACACGCCCGAGGCGTGGGCAGCCTGGCGCGCCCGGCAACGCTGA
- the rsmA gene encoding 16S rRNA (adenine(1518)-N(6)/adenine(1519)-N(6))-dimethyltransferase RsmA: protein MSIDALPPLRQVIAAHDLSARKSLGQNFLLDLNLTAKIARQAGDLTECDVLEIGPGPGGLTRGLLSEGARRVLAIEKDARCQPALNEIAEAYPNRLTVVIGDALKVDPLQHLTPPIRVAANLPYNVGTELLVRWLTPDTWPPFWQSLTLMFQREVAERIVATPGSKAYGRLALLAQWRAEPRIVMHLPPEAFSPPPKVSSAVVHLTALPQPRYPAQPKLLERVVAMAFNQRRKMLRAALKGLAPDIEDRLIASGIQPTDRAETIGLEQFCALARTLE from the coding sequence ATGAGCATCGATGCGCTCCCGCCGCTGCGGCAGGTGATCGCGGCCCATGATCTGAGCGCGCGCAAATCGCTGGGACAGAACTTCCTTCTGGATCTGAACCTTACGGCCAAGATCGCGCGGCAGGCGGGTGATCTGACCGAATGCGACGTGCTCGAGATCGGCCCCGGCCCCGGCGGGCTGACGCGTGGCCTGTTATCCGAAGGGGCGCGCCGGGTGCTGGCGATCGAGAAGGATGCCCGCTGCCAGCCTGCCCTGAACGAGATCGCCGAAGCCTATCCTAACCGACTAACGGTTGTGATTGGCGACGCGCTGAAGGTCGATCCCTTGCAGCATCTGACGCCGCCGATCCGGGTTGCCGCCAACCTGCCCTATAATGTCGGGACCGAACTCTTGGTGCGCTGGCTGACCCCGGATACCTGGCCACCTTTCTGGCAATCGCTGACCCTGATGTTCCAGCGCGAGGTGGCCGAGCGGATCGTGGCGACGCCCGGCTCCAAAGCGTATGGTCGCCTTGCCCTTCTGGCTCAGTGGCGGGCCGAGCCGCGCATCGTGATGCATCTGCCCCCCGAGGCATTCAGCCCGCCGCCCAAGGTGTCCTCCGCCGTGGTGCATCTGACCGCACTGCCGCAGCCGCGCTATCCCGCGCAGCCGAAGCTGCTGGAACGGGTCGTCGCCATGGCGTTTAACCAAAGGCGCAAGATGCTGCGCGCCGCACTCAAGGGGCTGGCGCCCGATATTGAGGACCGGCTGATCGCCTCCGGCATTCAGCCCACCGACCGGGCCGAGACCATAGGGCTGGAGCAGTTCTGCGCCCTCGCCCGCACCCTGGAATGA
- the pdxA gene encoding 4-hydroxythreonine-4-phosphate dehydrogenase PdxA, with protein MQRPASLPIALTCGEPSGVGPELAQKAWQALGASLPFFWIGDPSHLPEGCPVQLIDRPGEADPAQGLPVLPHSMPGQLTPGTPNPAHAQGVIDAIARGVDLVRDGAALALCTAPIHKKALQDGAGFGHPGHTEYLAALTGTPRVVMMLASDQLRVVPATIHIPLAEVPAALTRELLLDTIRITHAGLVRDFGITAPRLAVAGLNPHAGEGGKIGLEEQDMIAPLIAELRAEGMEITGPMSADTMFHAAARTRYDAAIAMYHDQALIPIKTLDFDRGVNVTLGLPIVRTSPDHGTALDIAGRGMANPTSLIEALKMAGRMGAARQV; from the coding sequence ATGCAACGCCCTGCATCCCTGCCAATCGCCCTCACCTGCGGCGAGCCGTCGGGCGTCGGCCCGGAACTGGCGCAAAAGGCATGGCAGGCTTTGGGCGCGTCCCTGCCCTTTTTCTGGATCGGCGATCCGTCGCACCTGCCCGAAGGATGCCCCGTGCAGCTGATCGACCGGCCTGGCGAGGCGGATCCGGCGCAGGGTCTGCCGGTCCTTCCGCATTCCATGCCAGGCCAACTCACGCCCGGTACGCCGAACCCTGCCCACGCGCAGGGCGTCATCGACGCCATCGCGCGGGGTGTGGATCTGGTGCGCGACGGCGCGGCGCTGGCGCTTTGCACCGCGCCCATTCACAAAAAGGCGCTGCAGGACGGGGCCGGTTTTGGCCATCCAGGCCATACCGAATACCTCGCTGCACTCACCGGCACACCGCGCGTCGTGATGATGCTCGCCAGCGACCAGCTGCGCGTGGTGCCGGCGACCATCCACATTCCGCTGGCCGAAGTGCCCGCCGCGCTGACGCGCGAATTGCTGCTTGATACGATTCGCATCACCCATGCGGGCCTCGTCCGCGACTTCGGCATCACTGCGCCGCGCCTCGCCGTGGCGGGGCTCAATCCGCATGCAGGCGAAGGCGGCAAGATCGGGCTTGAGGAGCAGGACATGATCGCGCCGCTCATCGCCGAATTGCGGGCCGAAGGGATGGAGATCACCGGGCCAATGTCAGCCGATACGATGTTTCACGCCGCCGCGCGCACGCGCTATGACGCGGCGATCGCCATGTATCACGATCAGGCGCTGATTCCGATCAAGACGCTGGACTTTGACAGGGGCGTCAATGTCACGCTTGGCCTGCCCATCGTGCGCACGTCGCCCGATCACGGCACCGCATTGGACATTGCCGGACGCGGTATGGCCAACCCGACCTCGCTGATCGAAGCGCTGAAAATGGCGGGCCGCATGGGCGCCGCGCGGCAGGTATGA
- a CDS encoding peptidylprolyl isomerase: protein MTSRPLTAPRALRAALLGLALSVGAAGMAALPGIAVAQGLFDPVVKVNGAAITRYELNQRTELLKLLRAPADPARLAREQLIEDRLKSQAAAAQGITVSDEQIAAGMENFASQGSLSADQMIALLERGGVSRETFEAFVRSGLIWRELTQARFGARVSVSEADLERARAAIQDGTGVRVLLSEIIIPFEGPGEERAMAKAREISELTSTGAFSAQARQVSATRTREAGGRLPWQPITQLPPVLRPLVLGLAPGEVTDPLPLDGAVALFQLREIQETEVPEPSYSAIEYAAYYIPGGRTPEALARAAQVDAQTDTCDDLYGIAKDQPENVLERGTKAPGEIPNDIAISLSRLDPGEVSYDVTRANGQTLILLMMCGRSLSIDGAGQSATPSAEGEEAGDNTAQLSQQIAARRMESFANGYLEQLRAEARIIEY, encoded by the coding sequence ATGACCTCACGCCCCTTGACCGCCCCTCGCGCCCTGCGCGCCGCTCTGCTTGGACTTGCGCTGTCCGTCGGTGCCGCTGGAATGGCTGCCCTGCCCGGTATCGCCGTCGCGCAGGGCCTGTTCGATCCGGTGGTCAAGGTGAATGGTGCGGCTATCACCCGCTATGAGCTGAACCAGCGGACCGAGCTGCTCAAGCTCTTGCGCGCACCGGCCGACCCCGCCCGTCTCGCCCGTGAGCAGTTGATCGAGGACCGTCTGAAATCGCAGGCCGCCGCAGCGCAAGGTATCACGGTGTCGGATGAACAGATTGCGGCGGGGATGGAAAATTTCGCGTCCCAAGGCAGTCTCAGCGCCGATCAAATGATCGCCCTGCTAGAGCGCGGCGGCGTCAGCCGCGAGACGTTTGAGGCGTTCGTGCGCTCCGGTCTCATCTGGCGCGAGCTCACACAGGCGCGGTTCGGTGCGCGCGTGTCGGTCAGCGAGGCCGATCTGGAACGCGCCCGCGCCGCCATCCAGGACGGCACCGGCGTGCGCGTCCTGCTGTCCGAGATCATCATCCCCTTCGAGGGACCGGGCGAAGAGCGCGCCATGGCCAAGGCCCGCGAGATATCCGAGCTGACTTCGACCGGTGCGTTCAGCGCGCAGGCGCGGCAGGTTTCGGCGACGCGGACACGCGAGGCGGGTGGCCGCCTGCCCTGGCAGCCGATCACGCAGCTGCCCCCGGTCCTGCGCCCGCTGGTTCTGGGCCTCGCGCCCGGTGAGGTGACCGATCCGCTGCCGCTCGACGGAGCGGTGGCGCTGTTCCAGCTGCGCGAGATCCAGGAAACGGAAGTGCCCGAGCCCAGCTATAGCGCCATCGAATACGCCGCCTATTACATCCCCGGCGGCCGCACCCCCGAAGCACTTGCGCGCGCAGCCCAGGTTGATGCTCAGACCGATACCTGTGACGATCTCTACGGCATTGCCAAGGACCAGCCCGAAAACGTGCTGGAACGTGGCACCAAGGCGCCTGGCGAGATCCCGAATGACATCGCCATTTCGCTCTCGCGGCTTGATCCGGGCGAGGTGTCCTATGATGTCACCCGCGCAAACGGTCAGACGCTGATTCTGTTGATGATGTGTGGTCGCAGCCTTTCCATCGACGGCGCGGGTCAGTCGGCCACGCCTTCGGCAGAGGGTGAGGAAGCGGGCGACAACACGGCGCAACTCAGCCAGCAGATCGCCGCACGCCGGATGGAATCCTTTGCCAACGGGTATCTTGAGCAGTTGCGCGCCGAGGCGCGGATCATCGAATACTGA
- a CDS encoding LPS-assembly protein LptD: MIRARHPLPFVAVALGSALAFGAPLATPLAAQERGVATASRTAQAPALLVADDVTITDGSVLTATGNVEAMYEGQRLKAQSITYDRDADTLTITGPLMLDDGQYTTVLADSGELSRDLRDGILTGARVVMDDQLQLAANQISRSEGRYSQLYKAAVTSCRVCKEGDAPLWQIRARRVIHDAETRQLFLDGAQFHVGNVPIAYFPRLRLPDPTVERLTGFLTPTLYNSTLLGTGVKIPYFIRIGDDKDLTLTPFLTDETRTLEFRYRQEFRTGGIEFEGAFSDDDVRRGERRAYLNGRGVFALPQDYVLQFDIEAVSDDAYLLEYGYDSKDRLDSEISVERVRRDEWRRAALTYFHTLRSGEDSSTLPTSVANLDYEKRFFPARMGGELRFAAQAHGHYRTSDLRTDGPDFDRFADGRDVVRLTASADWLRSWTVMNGLRTTFQTGVDVDHIGVQGAAVNTRSDYTDATPRAALTLRYPMAKTTAGGTVHLIEPVVQLGWVGGSTPNIAVDQATRNEFDEGNLLSLSRFSAADRRERGLSAAYGLNWTRFAPGGLRSTLTLGQVVRDKAQLETDGSNSFSLSSGLQGSTSDLLIAGQINTQNGLTFTARSLFDEVFDTTKAEARASWSNAALDLGATYIWLPRDPQELRPGTVSEWAFDASYRLSRHWTGSAEWRYDVASDESVNAGVGVTYTNECVDVTLSASRRFTSSTILEPSTDISLTVGLRGFSARAEDKSYVRECKK; encoded by the coding sequence ATGATCCGCGCCCGCCATCCCCTGCCATTCGTGGCTGTTGCCCTTGGCAGCGCGCTGGCCTTTGGCGCCCCTCTCGCTACGCCGCTGGCCGCGCAGGAACGCGGCGTCGCTACGGCATCCCGGACGGCGCAGGCCCCCGCCCTGCTGGTCGCCGATGATGTGACGATCACGGATGGCAGTGTTCTGACTGCGACCGGCAATGTCGAGGCGATGTACGAAGGGCAGCGCCTCAAGGCGCAAAGCATCACCTATGACCGGGACGCCGACACGCTGACCATCACCGGACCACTGATGCTGGACGATGGGCAATATACCACCGTCCTGGCCGATAGCGGCGAGCTGAGCCGCGATTTGCGCGACGGGATCCTGACCGGCGCGCGTGTCGTGATGGACGATCAGTTGCAACTGGCCGCCAATCAGATCAGTCGCAGTGAGGGACGGTATTCCCAGCTCTACAAGGCCGCGGTGACCTCCTGCCGGGTCTGCAAGGAAGGTGACGCGCCGCTGTGGCAGATCCGCGCGCGGCGCGTGATTCACGACGCCGAAACACGGCAGCTTTTCCTGGATGGGGCGCAATTCCACGTCGGCAACGTGCCCATCGCCTATTTTCCGCGCCTGCGCCTGCCCGATCCCACGGTCGAGCGGTTGACCGGCTTTCTGACTCCGACGCTCTACAACTCGACATTGCTCGGAACGGGCGTCAAGATACCCTACTTCATTCGGATCGGGGACGACAAAGACCTAACTTTGACGCCGTTTTTGACCGATGAAACGCGCACGCTAGAATTTCGCTATCGGCAAGAATTTCGCACCGGCGGAATTGAATTCGAGGGCGCATTCAGTGACGATGATGTCCGGCGCGGCGAACGTCGCGCGTATCTCAACGGCAGGGGTGTCTTTGCGCTCCCGCAGGATTACGTCCTACAATTCGACATCGAAGCGGTGTCAGACGACGCCTATTTGCTGGAATACGGCTATGACAGCAAAGATCGCCTGGATAGCGAGATCTCTGTCGAGCGGGTGCGCCGGGATGAGTGGCGCCGCGCCGCACTGACCTATTTTCACACTCTGCGATCTGGCGAAGACAGTTCCACCTTGCCTACGTCAGTGGCAAATCTGGACTACGAAAAACGCTTCTTTCCGGCCCGCATGGGCGGCGAGCTGCGCTTTGCCGCGCAAGCGCATGGTCATTACCGCACGTCCGACCTGCGCACGGATGGGCCCGATTTCGATCGCTTTGCCGATGGGCGCGATGTGGTGCGACTGACCGCCAGCGCAGACTGGCTGCGCAGCTGGACCGTGATGAACGGTCTGCGGACAACGTTCCAGACCGGAGTGGACGTCGATCACATCGGGGTTCAGGGCGCCGCCGTCAACACGCGCAGCGACTATACCGACGCGACACCCCGCGCGGCGCTGACGCTGCGCTATCCCATGGCGAAAACCACGGCCGGCGGTACGGTGCACCTGATCGAGCCGGTCGTTCAGCTGGGCTGGGTCGGTGGCAGCACACCCAATATCGCGGTCGACCAGGCCACGCGCAACGAGTTCGACGAAGGCAACCTGCTATCTCTGTCACGCTTTTCCGCCGCCGATCGGCGCGAGCGTGGGTTGAGTGCGGCCTATGGGCTGAACTGGACGCGCTTTGCCCCCGGCGGATTGCGCAGCACGCTGACACTGGGCCAGGTCGTGCGCGACAAGGCCCAGCTCGAAACGGACGGCAGTAACAGCTTTTCGCTCTCCTCGGGTTTGCAGGGTTCGACCTCGGACCTTCTGATCGCCGGTCAGATCAATACGCAAAACGGGCTGACCTTCACCGCGCGCAGCCTCTTCGACGAGGTATTCGACACCACCAAGGCCGAGGCCCGCGCCAGTTGGAGCAATGCGGCGCTGGATCTGGGCGCCACCTATATCTGGCTGCCCAGAGATCCGCAGGAGCTGCGCCCCGGCACCGTGTCGGAATGGGCGTTCGATGCCTCTTATCGACTGTCGCGCCACTGGACCGGCAGCGCCGAATGGCGCTATGACGTGGCCAGTGACGAGTCCGTCAATGCGGGCGTCGGCGTGACCTATACGAATGAATGCGTCGATGTTACGCTTTCGGCCTCGCGCCGCTTCACCTCTTCCACTATCCTCGAGCCGTCGACGGACATCTCATTGACCGTTGGCCTGCGTGGGTTTTCAGCCCGCGCCGAGGACAAAAGCTATGTTCGGGAATGCAAGAAATGA